One part of the Flavobacterium johnsoniae UW101 genome encodes these proteins:
- a CDS encoding rod shape-determining protein: MGFFDFMTEDIAIDLGTANTLIIHNDKVVIDSPSIVARDRVSGKIIAVGKEANMMQGKTHENIKTIRPLKDGVIADFDASEKMINMFIKSIPALKKRMFTPALRMVVCIPSGITEVEMRAVKESCERVNGKEVYLIHEPMAAAIGIGIDIMQPKGNMIVDIGGGTTEIAVIALGGIVCDKSVKIAGDVFTNDIVYYMRTQHNLFVGESTAEKIKIQIGAAIEDLDGPPEDMSVQGRDLLTGKPKQVDVSYREIAKALDKSIQRIEDAVMETLSQTPPELAADIYNTGIYLAGGGSMLRGLDKRISQKTDLPVYIAEDPLRAVVRGTGMALKNIAKFKSILIK, encoded by the coding sequence ATGGGATTTTTTGATTTCATGACCGAGGATATTGCGATAGACCTTGGAACCGCAAACACTTTAATCATTCATAATGATAAAGTTGTTATTGATAGTCCATCTATCGTAGCACGTGATAGAGTATCAGGCAAAATCATTGCTGTTGGTAAGGAAGCCAACATGATGCAAGGTAAAACGCATGAAAACATCAAGACCATAAGGCCTTTGAAAGATGGTGTAATTGCAGATTTTGATGCTTCGGAAAAAATGATCAATATGTTCATTAAAAGTATTCCGGCATTGAAAAAAAGAATGTTTACTCCTGCACTGCGCATGGTAGTTTGTATTCCTTCTGGTATTACTGAGGTGGAGATGAGGGCGGTTAAAGAATCTTGTGAAAGAGTAAACGGAAAAGAAGTTTATTTGATTCACGAGCCAATGGCAGCAGCAATTGGTATTGGTATCGACATTATGCAGCCAAAAGGAAACATGATTGTTGATATTGGAGGTGGTACAACAGAAATTGCTGTTATCGCTTTAGGCGGAATTGTATGTGACAAATCTGTAAAAATTGCGGGTGACGTTTTCACAAATGATATCGTTTATTATATGCGTACACAACACAACCTTTTTGTGGGAGAAAGTACTGCTGAAAAAATTAAAATTCAAATTGGAGCGGCTATCGAAGATTTAGACGGACCGCCGGAAGATATGTCAGTTCAAGGTAGAGATTTGCTTACAGGTAAACCAAAACAAGTAGATGTTTCTTACCGTGAGATTGCAAAAGCTTTAGACAAATCTATCCAGCGTATCGAAGATGCTGTAATGGAAACATTATCGCAGACTCCGCCTGAATTAGCTGCAGATATTTACAACACTGGTATTTATTTAGCTGGTGGTGGATCTATGTTAAGAGGTCTTGACAAACGTATTTCACAAAAAACAGATTTACCTGTTTACATTGCCGAAGATCCTTTAAGAGCAGTTGTACGTGGTACAGGAATGGCCCTTAAAAACATTGCAAAATTTAAAAGTATCTTAATCAAATAA